The sequence TCAACTTAACAGGTTGAAGATGCAGAGAAAGAGTGATTCAGCTTCAATTTGATTCATGTTTCTGCAAATCCTTACCTGGGTatgtttgaaatttgataatgaaactttcagtttttttttttaatattagtaatttagtttaaaattcaGCTGCATTTTCTTTTGCTCTTGTATTTGCGTATTCTTTGATTGCTGGAAAAATAGAAGGAAACTCATTATAAATTCTTTGaacattatattttatgtaataagCCAACTAGCTAGCAGAATTAGTCTCAAATTGAGTGTGGTTTTAGTTTCCAGAAGTGTCACAATGTATATTGAAGATTTATTGTTCAATTCAGTTATACTTTCATGAATACTAAATATTGGTTTTTGATTAGGTTGAAATTCTGAACAAGAGGTGGTAAAATTAGCTCTTGGTGAGAAGAAAATCCCCtgcattgttttttttattaaggatGGGGAGGTTATGCTTTCGAAAATGTAGGGTGGGCAGAATAATGGGTTCACTTCAGATTGTATTGGGAGGGCTTGTTATAATAGTAAGCTTGTTAAGTCTCATAAGGTTCTACTCAGCCGGATTTTTCACTCGCAATGAAGATATATGCAGCCAATTCTTTGGTCAGAACGATGCTTATGATGGTTTTGACATAAAAGCATTGTCTGATCGAGTTGGAGAAGTACTAGCTAGGATGGAAAGCTTGCAAGAAAAACTTGAGTTGAAAGTTAAAGAAATGGAGAAACACAAAGAAGTCTTGGATAGAAATAATATCACAAGATTGGAGTATAAGAAGTATTTGGAAGAGGAGGTAATTAGGCCCCTTTATGGCGCCCACATTGCTCTTAGACAGATTCGGCTACCTAGGGTTGAAGGGATTAGGAACTCAACAATGAAGGAGGAGCCTTTGATTAACACTTTTGTGATTGAGGAAATTAGGAAGTACATAACCCCAAAAGAGAATAGGACAGGGAAGATTAATATATATGGGACACACAGGATACACAACACAATTGGGCATGCATGTGTGTTATATAAGAAAGAATTGGAAGAGTATATGGGTTATGACATTGGCTCTTATTGTAATGATGACTGGAACCTAGCTCAGAAGCTTATGGTTAATGGTTGTGATCCTTTGCCCCGAAGACGGTGCTTGACAAGGGCCTCCAAGGTTTACCAGAAGCCATATCCAATCAATGAATCTCTATGGAGATTACCGGATGGCAGAAATGTAAGGTGGAGCAATTACCAATGCAGGAACTTTGAATGCTTATCGAGCAAGAATCCTAAGCGAGGTTATTCTAAGTGTGTAGGGTGTTTTGAGATGgagaaagaaaagttaaaatggGTGACTAATAGCTCACTTCCTGTGGATTTACCGATAAATGATGTTTTGACAATTAAGCCTGGTGAGATAAGGATAGGTCTGGACTTTGGTGTTGGTACAGGGACTTTTGCTGCAAGAATGAGAGAACATAATGTTACAATTGTCTCAACTGCTTTGAACCTTGGGGCTCCTTTCAATGAGATGATTGCACTAAGAGGTTTGATCCCTCTGTATGTGACATTGAATCAACGCCTTCCATTCTTTGATAACACTATGGATTTAATTCATACATCTGGGTTTATGGATGGCTGGATTGACCTGCTGCTGCTggattttattttgtatgatTGGGATCGGGTTTTACGGCCGGGAGGATTGCTATGGATTGACCGGTTCTTTTGCAATAGAAAAGATCTGGATGACTATATGTACATGTTTCTGCAGTTCAGATACAAGAAGCACAAGTGGGCTATTGCTCCTAAATCAAAGGATGAGGTCTATCTCTCTGCATTATTAGAGAAACCTTCAAGAGCTATATAATCAAATaatgtttcttgctttttgtTTGTAATATTGATTTTATGTCATTAACATACGTATTCATAACCCAATCATTTTGTGGTACATGATATACCGAGAGAAAAGGAAACTACTTAAATGTGATATACAGTCTTTGTATGCCAAACTTcaatgttgttttcttttgacCAGTAATTGGAATAAGGACTTGTCCAATTAAGTGACAAAACTTGTGTACATTTACTGTGACTGTGTTGCCAGTTGATCTGTTTGAAGGGTCTTGAGTATAGACATTTTTGCATCCTATCCCATGCATTTTGATACACTATTTCAAGTCCATCAAGTTACTAAATATGCACCATAGACCCATGACACGGGATTGCTCACGAATTTTCTGTCTTCACACACCAAATACTAGTATAAAATCATACAGGTACTACTAAATTCTTATGTACGCTAAGAGATATAAGACACTTGAGTTAGGTACATAGACAAACCGGTTGAGAGGATGATATTATCTGTGACTTAGCTAAACCTAAACTCAGCTGCCGCAACCACCACCAATCAAAACtgaaaccaccaccaacaaccaaaACAACCACCCCAATCACCCACATCACAAACCACAACAACCATAAGTCACCACCAAAAACCTACCGCCGATCAACCTAGCACCACCCACCGCCGAGAGTCAAACCCAAACTCAAACAAAACCCAAGACCCATACTAAAACTCATAATACccaaacaaaatccaaaatccaaaacccaaaccaTCCGCCGCCGCCGctgccaccaccactaccaccatcAACATCTA comes from Castanea sativa cultivar Marrone di Chiusa Pesio chromosome 3, ASM4071231v1 and encodes:
- the LOC142629557 gene encoding putative methyltransferase At1g29790 codes for the protein MGRLCFRKCRVGRIMGSLQIVLGGLVIIVSLLSLIRFYSAGFFTRNEDICSQFFGQNDAYDGFDIKALSDRVGEVLARMESLQEKLELKVKEMEKHKEVLDRNNITRLEYKKYLEEEVIRPLYGAHIALRQIRLPRVEGIRNSTMKEEPLINTFVIEEIRKYITPKENRTGKINIYGTHRIHNTIGHACVLYKKELEEYMGYDIGSYCNDDWNLAQKLMVNGCDPLPRRRCLTRASKVYQKPYPINESLWRLPDGRNVRWSNYQCRNFECLSSKNPKRGYSKCVGCFEMEKEKLKWVTNSSLPVDLPINDVLTIKPGEIRIGLDFGVGTGTFAARMREHNVTIVSTALNLGAPFNEMIALRGLIPLYVTLNQRLPFFDNTMDLIHTSGFMDGWIDLLLLDFILYDWDRVLRPGGLLWIDRFFCNRKDLDDYMYMFLQFRYKKHKWAIAPKSKDEVYLSALLEKPSRAI